The following nucleotide sequence is from Lytechinus variegatus isolate NC3 chromosome 12, Lvar_3.0, whole genome shotgun sequence.
TTAGGTGAATCTGGTCAGCCCCATCCACAGGGACAAAGCAGATTTACAACTTTGgatttactactactactgttaccaCATATACATAGAGATATATGAGAGAGcaagatatatacatgtagtccttTTTTATATCGTTTATTAGGCATTAGTGAACATAACATCTacttttataattatcatatcTTTGATACAGGGAGAAGGTGGTCTAAACAGAGGTGAGGAATTGCTTCCAATTTCACATGAGTCTGAGCATAGACGTTCAAGCTTTATGGAAACTGAGACAGAGAAAACCGATTCTGAACTCCAGGCAGAGTCCCTTTGGGAAGCCATAGAGGCCAACAAGAGTTCTGAGACAGACACTCAACTAAACTTCCTTCAAGATCAGTCTGATCAAGAGACTTCTGCAGTGGAGGAACTCTTCCAAGTGTTGGAGAAGGGCACAGAAAAAGCTCCTTCCACTGCTGGGGCTGCTATGGATGACTTACaaagaaaagaagatgaagaagaggatGCAAATACTGTAGCAGATGACGTTGATACAGATAGTTCATTCAGTCTTCCATTGCCAGATGATGAGGTTGAGGATGATAGTTCTGATGATGAGCCTCCAAAGAGGAAGCTTCTGGTTCCCGAGATGTTCCAAGATGCAAATTCTGGTTTTTGCACCGAGTCCAGACTGGATTCCGAGGATGATGATAACAAGCCTGTCAAACACCTCACAGAAGCAGATATGGCAGCTAGAGAATTCAAAGGTTCAGGGATGAAAGGAGCACCGGCAGAAAAGGCAAGTGGAGTCCTGGATAAAAGCCCACAAATTCCTGGAATTCATACAACAATGGATTTCAGTGATAATAGCAGTGATACTGAAGAGGAAAGTGACAAGGAGTGGGATGAAAGTGAAGTACTCAACAAGCTGGGAGTAGAAGATAAGACTTCATCTACAAAAGTAGTAACAGATGGGACTCAGAGTACAGAATATGATCGTGATGATCATGAGGAAGATTCCCAGGCAGAGTTCTCTGATTTGGTGTCACAAAATGAAGAGCTGAAGTCTTTGGTAGAAGAGAAAGACCTGGCCATTCAGGAGATGAAGGCAACAGCACGCACACTGAAGCAGGTGATCCGTGATCAAATGACAGAGACTGAAAAACTTAGGGTAGCAGAAGATACCCTAGGTTTGGAGACCAAACTAGAGGAGTTGAAAATGAAGGAGGATACTTTGAAAAGAGTTGTCAAAGACCTTCAAATATCAGAACAATCTCTGAAGGAACAATTGAACCAGCTCATAGAAGAAAGGGATGACTTGAAATCTCAATTAAAATCATTTGGAGATACAATCAACCAGGGGAATAAGACTGAAACTTGCCAAGATGATCTAGATGAAAAGTACAAAAGAGCTGAACAAAGGGTCAAGGAGATTGAGGAATTGAACATCAGCATGATGGAAAAGTACGAGACTGAGATAGCTGAGAAAGATTTGAAGTATCAAACCTTGGAAAGAAAACATGATGAGCTTAGTAATATCATGCAGCTGAAAGATAATTTACAGCAGAAATTATCAGAAACAGAACACATTTTAAGGGAAAAGGACAAAGAAATAGTATCTTTAAAGGACAATCTTGCTGAATATGAACAAAATGAGGAAAGTGAAAGGCTAGGTAAAGAGCAGATGGTCTCCAAGTTTCAAGAAATGGAAGAAAGTCAGGACAAGGTACAGGGAGAACTTGCTAGAAAATGCTCTGAGATAATCCAGCTTCAGGCACAACTAAAGCTAGAAAGGGAAGAGAAGCAAGTTCAAGGCGATGTAatagcagagagagagaaacatcTCCAAGAAATTAAAGCTCAACTTGAACAAGCAGAGAATAAGTTGAcagcaaagaaagaagaatgtgaaaatattaaagAGAGATTGGAACATCAAGAATTAAGAGCACAGCATGATTTTAATGATGTCATTGCTGAGAAAGATCAAGAAATTGAGAAGCTAAAGATGCAGCTTACAGAAGAAGAGGATAACCTGAAAGCAAAATTATATGAAAGTGAGAACAAACTAGTTGAAGCAGAAGAGAGCAAGAGGAAATATGAGGAGGAGCTATCTGGATTGCGGTTACAGCTTGCTGACTTTCAGGATTCTCAAGATGAAGTGTCAAATTTAGTGGAGAAGGCAGAGCGAgatattgctttgaaaattgCTGAAGTGTCAACACTGAAGGCATCTTTGCATATAATGGAGGAAAAGTATGAAACTGAAAAGTCAGAAAAGGAGATGATCAGGACAACTCATTTCAAACTGGAAGGAGAATTGATGGCAACAAGAGAAAATGTTTTACAGTTGGAAGAACAGCGATCTTCTCTCAAGAAATTACTGACGGAAATGAAATCTGaagttgaaattttgaatgaggAAAACAAACTATTGGATGAGAAACTGAGCCTTAATGAATCAAAGTCTGCCTCTAATCCTATTGTATGTGAAGATGTTATCATTGCTCATGCAGAGGACACAACAGAAGCTGTACCTGTAGAGCAGTTGACTGAAATTCAAGAAGAGAAATTGCAATGTCAGCtcaaagagaaagaagaggaagtCAACAAGTTAGAAAGTCTTGTGAGAACTTTAGAGGATGAAAAGGTAGCAAtggaagaaagaatgaagggtaTTGAGGAGCTTCTGAAAGATAGTGTCATAGATAATGAAGATATGCTGAGGGAGAGAATAGTAGAGCTGGAATGTATAGAAAAGACCATGAAGAGAAGAGTCCAGGAACTGGAATTGACTCTAAAGGAATCTGAAGAGAAAGTGAATGATACttttgaagaaatgaaaaatcttGAGGAGAGCTATGAGGAGAGGTTTAAAGAGCTAAGGGTGTCGGAGCAGCTGCAGATGGAAAGAGTTGCTGAACTTGAGGAAGCTGGAAACCATTTGAAGAGTGAGACTGAAATGCTCAAGGAGCAGTTGGATAACAGTGAATCTATGAACAGAAGCATGAAAGAGAAACTCAAGGAGATGGAGACAGAGTTAGAAGAGTTACAGGTTGTGAGCAAGCTTGCCGGAGATGAACTTGGAGGCACCCACAAGAGCCTTCCTTCCTTGATGGATGAAGGATTGGGTGCTCTAGACACAGGAAGGACTAACTTCTCCCACTATGAAGAAGACtttgaggatgatgatgtagaGGAGGACTTTGTCTTGAGTGATGACCTGCCCCAAGGATCGGCTTCTGAAGCACTTAATGATCATTCTgatgaaaaggttaagctaCAAAGGAGAGTTGAAGAACTTGAGAAATCTGAAGCCATGCTCATGGAGAAGGTTGAAATCCTTGAACAGTCTGAAAGCGAGTTAGCAGAATTATTGGAATCCTTGCAACAGAATGAGGCTATTGTCAGAGAAGCTTCAGAGCAACTTGAAAACACAAGGGTACAGAACCAGGAAATGGAAGAGAGTCTTGACAAAGCActtaaaacaaatcaagatCTCCAGGAAAAACTGGCAGAACTGGAGATTGAACGAGATGAACTTTTGCTAAAACTGGAAGAGGAAACTGAGAAAGATGAGAAACTAAGTCAGCTACAGAAGGATCTGGAAAAAGCTCAAAATGTTCAAACTgatttggaaaataaatatcacaaaCTTGAGGAAGAAAATAGCAGCtcattatcaaaatataaagaactTGAAGAGGCTTATGTTCAGATGGCAACTTTAAAAGATGACCTTGAAAAGAAGCTCAGGACATTGTCTGAATTTGACACATCCAATTCAAGTTTCATAACTCCAGAAAGTGTCTCAAAactagaagaagaaaataagcaGATAGCAAAGCAACTATTGGAGGCAGAGGAAGAGCGCACAGGCTTCgtagaaaaaatgaaagctttGCAAGCAGACATTGAGTTTTTAGAGGAACTAAAGGCTGGAGGAGAACAGTCTATTGCTGAATTGAGCTTCCAGGTGGAGTCTTTGGAAAGTGAAGTGGCTTCAAAATCCAGGATGCTAGAAGAAAATGAAACTGTCCTGGAAGAAAGGCAGACAGAATTGACAGAGCTGAGAAGGAGGTTGGAAGAGGAGATGGATTTGAACCTGGAGCTGGAGGCACAGAATAAGCATCTGAAGGAGGAATATGTGGTGAAGAACAAAATGTTTCAAGACAATGCAAATATCATGGAGAAGAAAGTGATTGAACTTGATATGACAAAGAAAGAATTAGCAACAGTTACTGCAACATGCAATGAACTGAGAGTCACCATCTGTGATTTAGAAAAAATGATGGATGATCTCAAAAGTGAGAGAGTTCCTGAAGTACCTGAGGAGAATGTGAAGACTCCCTTTGTAGTGGAAGAGATCATTTCAAGTGAAGTTCAATGTATGGAAACAATggctcctcctcctccactGCCTACTTCTCTTCCCCCTCTGACTCAGTACAGTGCTCAAATGCATaacgatgaggatgatgaagatgatgatattgaCAGTCCTGAAGAGGGCGGTAGAATGGAAAGTGCTCCAACGATTGAAGCCCTGCAGCTTCGCATCCAGCACCTCATGGACAATGAGGAAAGGCTGCAAGAGAAGATTGATGAGCTGGAGCAACGTCAAAGTGCCTTCAATGAAACACTTGCTGCAGCAGACTCTATCATGGCAGAAAGAGAGGATGAGTTCAAGGAAGAGATAAGTGAACTCCAGAGCTCAAAcaatgatttgaaacaaatgCTGGAAGAAGCCAAAAAGCAAGGACAGATGAGCAGAAGATCCAGTGATGTCCTGACTAAAAGTGAAGAGGAGTGTAGCATATTTGATTGCATTGATGAAGACAGTGAGACAGAATATGGctttgatgatgattttgaggAAGATTTTGAGGAGACTGGAAAACCAAAACACCAAGCAGGGAATGCTAAGAGGAGAAGGTCAGTGCAATCTAATAAGATGCCACCAAAACTGAAGAGGATAGATAGTGATGATACTCTGATGCAGAGCCAGGGGAAAATAGCTGATTTAATGGTCAAAGTCGATGAACTGGAAAAGCAGAATGCAGACCTTTTATCTGCCTTGCAGGAGATGGAGAAACGCCTGAGTGAAACTCAATCTGATCAGGAATTACAAGCAAAGTCTAGTCCTACACACCAGGAGAAGAATGAGATGGAATCGGAAATCCAATCCTTGAGAGCCCAACTAGATGCATTTAAGCCATTTGAAGATCAATTCAAGCTGTTCCTGGAAGAGAAAGATCTAAGTGAAGCAGATAGACATGCTCAAGAACATGTATCCATATCATCTACTGACAATGAGGTTAAGACCCTGAGGGAAAGAATAATGGAACTGGAGTCTTTGCAGGAAGAGTTGAAAGAAGAGTTGAAAGACACCAAACTTAGTGAAGAAACCTTGACAGAAATTAGTGAGGAACAGGTAAATGAGATACAGAGGCTCAAGGATGACCTTGATGAAATGAGATCAAagatatcaaaagaaaagattgGTAAAGGACAAAAGgtaaatgtaaacaaaagtGAACTAGATGAGCTGAAACAGCTTCAAGAGAAACTATCATCTTCCATTGCTGAAAATAAGGAATATGAAGCAAGTGTTCAACTCATGAATGATAAGATAAAGCAAATGGAGAAAGCAAAAGAAGAACTGCAGGATGAAGTGGATAATCTTAATGTTCATGTGGAAAAACTTGAGAAGTCAGAAACCAAAGTCACTGAAGATCTTCAAGCCAGTGAAAAATCACAGGAAAAGTTAAGGCAGTCCAATGAACAGCTTGAAAGAACTGTGAAGGCACTTGAAGACAGCATTGAGATGCTGACCTCCCGTGTGCAGGAGAGCGACCAAGGACAGGAGAGGGCAAAGGCATCCAACAAGGTTCTTGAGAGCAAGTTCAAGGACATGCTAATGTCTGAATCAACACTCAAGAACAACTTGAAGCAAGTGGAAACCACTAATCGAGACCTGGAACAAAAGGTGAATAAGCTGGAGAGATCAGATGAAAAGTGGAAACAGGAGATGCAGGAGATGGAGGATGCTATCTTGGACACCAAGAGACAGAGCAGGAGGCTCGAGGAAGAGGTCAAGCTTTTGAAGCTGGACAATAGCCAGCTCAAGCATGAGAATGAGATACTATTGGAGAAGGTAGAAGACAAGAAGAGCCAGGACCTTCAGACTCAGAACAGGTTGTCTGAGATGGAGATTGGAGAAAGCAACCTCAGACTGCAACTGAAGAATTCTGAGATAAGGGAAGCAAAACTCAAAGAACAACTCAAGGACTTGGAGGACTCtatttccactttgaaacaaaaggTAGGAATGACATTTtgaacttttttgtattttgtatttttaacttagtatttttttatgtttatgattatgatttagAAATAGATAAGTTCATAAATTTGCCTCTATGCTTCCTGTATTATCAACATATTTCAAGCATTATTGTACAGTATGTATGtatttgaaaagcaaaacaGATAACTGTTGTGattattaaaattataaatttagGATTAACTTTATTCTTTgtgcatatacatatatacgAAGCAAATCAAGCTTTGTAGGGCTTGTTTAAGAGTAGAAATGAGTAACTCCGGTATACTATCAGTACCCAAAAGTCCTCAAGCAAGAGCTACCCATGGATTTCAATAGATTTTATTTAACAACTCTAGAGTTGTTTTACAAACAGATCGTTTTATGATTGTGAAACAAAAACATGTGATCATATTTATAGATTTAAAAATAAGCTCTATTTAATTGTACCTACTGTAGCATTTGAAATTTGATATCTCTGCTTAGCACTTACAGTTTATTACCCATTACTAGGGTCCTGGGGAAAATCCATAAATGCCAATCATATGGGTAAATGAGTTTATGTAGAACAATTCTGTCCAGTTGTTTAATTTTGTGGTTATTTTGAACTAGGGACTTGGAGTATGCCTACCCAAATATAATTCATGTACTGATATAGCAACGCACTTGACTCAACCCATTGAAGGTGTTTCTGTTCTTCAGAAGCCACCCCCTTCCCTGCTTAATGGTTGTCGTTGTTTATATCCATAGACACATCCTATTCTGGACACTTCCTTTTCTGTACACACGTccaatttcaaatcaaattctaCATCACATCTACTAATGAAGTACTAGTCAATGTCTGCTGAGAGGGGCAGGTGGTATTGGTATTGTTTCCATTCTAATATAAAGGGCAGCTACAGCTGTATGAgggactgtttcatgaaatgaattgatGTTTCCTGACAAATTTGCTccgagccaatcagatgcattGATTTTGGTTGCTTATAACAGCTGAAGCCGATGACTTTGTTCATGTGCTATTATCTGAAAGTGATACCTATGTGCATAAGAAATTGCATACGACAGTAATGGTAGTGTCTCCCAGAGTTGATTAGCCAATGAGGTGAACATGTATGAACAAGACAAGGAACTGACTGCCATTTTGAATCATCGTCGCTTGCAGGTTTCCAAGACAAACAAATTGGAAGGGGATTATGACTCTCTGCAAAGAGAGCTACAGGCGGCACAGCAGAGGGCCAATGACTATGAGAGGTCAAATGGCAAACTGGAAGAAAAATTACAACAGCTGGAACAGAATCTCAGGAGTAATGGCATGGTAAGACATAATAATACTAGAtcttataatatatatttttttgttttgaataatattttattttcttcctctttcaaatcaatagcaattcatataaataaagttTCTCTGCATGTAtacaacaaataaacaaacaaataaataaatatatatatcaatgtcaatgagattacaaatatcttttaaatggttacaaatgaaattaaactgccAAATTTCTATTCTATGGCAAtgtgaaactacatgtataggggAAAAACCCATATCAAtcgacaaaataaagaaaaaaattactttgtaAAAGATGACTTTTTccctgaaaagaaaattaaattattgtacaagaaatataaaaaaggataaaagattattttaacGGTTAATAAGAGGAAGGTTATTATCTTAAAACGTCCCTACACACTCACCTTACCcccataccccctccccctcatctcTCTCCCCAGACATTCACACAAGCTCACTTCAACTCAACACCACCTACAGCTCCCCCCCCTTCCCCGTCACAGAACTCACACATCCATCTACACACGTACACCCACACACGATGCATCCTGCTCTGGTACAACTATTTGTATTTGAacgaataaacaaaacaaaacaaaatcagcaaCCAATATATGCATAGTATTAAGAAAGGTATGCATTTATTTGTTCCCATTTCCTTAAGTGCACCCCCAGCTTCCCCTTTTTAAACGCTATTTGATATTCCGTATCTCTATACTCTTTAATCAAATGTGTCACTTTCTGTACGGTGGGCAATATTCCCTGTTTTCTTGAACTAAAAATGATATACTtaattaaatatataatacagTTTATTAAAGTTACTCTTGTAGTGTTACCAGATATCctcatgaaaattgttttccaaCTGTCACTGCCAAGTCCATTCACGTGAAATCGTTTACTCATCTCTTCTCATAATCGCTTAACTTCAGGacaataaaagaataaataaaaaagactCAACTTCTTTTTTACAAAAGGAACACAAATTATCCGTCTCAAAACCAAGTTCCCTTTTCGTGTACACAGCCCCTTgtaattgtttgtattgaaattcTCTGTGTTTATTGCATAACATTGTACATTTCAGTCTCAGAAATACTTCTTTCAGTTCCCCCATTCCCAAATCATATTCGATTGCCCATCTGtaacatgaaatacataatcaatttgaaaattttcaatgaaattttcagatatatatatatataaatatgtcaTAATCAAATAGCGCCCTCCtttggaggatatgaaatgcaCATAAACAGAGTTGTCAGAGATTGCTTTCTGATGATCACCAATGCAGGCAAAGCAACGGCTTAAACCCCTAAGATGTCAATACATAAGGTTTCAATAATTTGaagttttatattgaaaatgtgGTTATATCTTAAACTTTACCTGATTTTAAAGCCATGAatgtgttaaaatttcaatagatatttgcatgtacatgtatgtatgaggTAATGAAGTATGCCAAACTCTGTGTTATTAATTACTGATCAAAGATGTCATTGTCAACTAaatggttttttttaatgtcacaatatttcaatgtacatttaatatcattttgtatataaatcatGGACAGCCGTTGTTAGAAATAGAatgtttgttatttgttgatAAAGGTAAGTTTATCAGTGAGTGAATACCAGGAGCTAAAAGCACAAGCAACCCTGGCCTCCTTGGCTGATGGAGACACACCTGGAGCTAAGGAGattggaggaggaggaggagcagCAGGAGAAGTATGGATGAGATTGGATCAAAAGAACAAGGTGAGAAAATATCACATATATCTATATCCCATCTAACTTTTGCTCTTTCATCCATTTCTGATGTTCATGGATTAGAATAAAATTGTTAACTTTCATATTAAAGTCTCATCTAATCTTTGTTTATGTACTTGATATGAAATCAGTTGTTctgaggggaaagaaaagatcaaagtgcccccaatttCATATCACATTTTTGCTCATACACTTAAACCAGATTTGTTGAATTTCTGATCAGAAAAAAActtattcaaatttgcattttcatttttgctcatttacttcaattattttgtgaaatttgtagatgcacacacacacaaaaaatacattttacattcTTATCTCATTTActgtttattttgtgaaattcatGATAACAAGGAGATATTTTTTTGAAAGTATTATTTTTCATCCATAAAAACCATTATGTGAATTCTCATTGACTGCATAATAATTTGTACTGAATTTGTACTAAATCATACAAAGTTTACATATGTTACATTCATATATCATTCATTTGTGTATATTGCACTTGTTGGTAATATTGGTTTATTGATTATGGTTGCCCCTATAATTCAGTCTTCACTTCTTAAAGAATGGCATGTTCATCACTTCTAATGAAAATACAAGCCTccaaataaatacatataagCAGGATTGAACTTTACATAAATCAGACCTTGTTACATATATAATGCATTAAACTCTGGAATATGATATACATATgcataatttgaattttttattcattttttagataggtgttgaaaaaaaaatattaatttcaatagTAATTATCCTTTCCAATAATATTTCCTAAGTTTTTACTACTATTGACCTGGTTCCTAACATTTAGAACCAGGTcaataatacattgatttcaatggggctaattatgtattcatgaggtcatatctaagGCTTCCCTCCATGGAACAATTCCCAACTAATTTGGGTTGTGGAGGTATTTCATCATGCTCaaacaaaatatggtatcaaaaacagtaaaaaaacataaaagaaaagaaaattgatgacgtcacaatgtcTGAAAGTACTTAGTTCTTCTCCTGGGCTGATCCAGAAATGGTCTACTACCGATTGGTCTTggtctatacatgtacacttggTCTGATATTTAGTCTAAAGTCTAATACCCATATGgtctaatttccaattcatcACCTAATTATTTCGctctttgtgaaataaaaattttattcTCTGAAAAAGTTCAACTATCAAGACCAATAGACAAAATGGGTATAAAAGAAGAGTTGACAAAATGGTATATGAATCAAATCTTGCCAAAAGAAAGTCAGTAAAAAAGAGACAagaagaggggggagggggtatcaATGTAGATTTATTAGTAGTTCATCAGGACTTCAATTCCTAAATGGCAATTGGAAGTCAAACTGGTTATAACCCATGTGGGTTAAGATCACAGTGTGTAGACCAACTACCCTCATACCTCCTACCATTCTTTATAGTATCTCACTCATTCATCATCAACTCATTTCATGCTTAACTAGGAACTGAGAGAGGTTCAGGAGTTATATAACCAGTCTGTTAAAGAGAATATGAAACTGAAGCAGAGGATTCGAGACCTCCAAACAAAGGGAGGCCCTAGCAGTCACATTCATCCCCAGGTATAATAACTGGTATATTAATTAACTATGTGTTTAAATTGTTTCAAAGTATGTGGTTTGTGAGTGACATGGTCTTCATGTTTCTTCCATATTTTCACTTTCAGATTCATAGtccatctttaaaaaataatcacttttcTGTTCAGGAGCTGCATATAGTATGTTTTCTATTAcattttttatgcattgaaGTGCTCATATTAACTCTGCAAAGTTCTTAGGGCACTGTTACTATTACCTCATCATGCTGGCATGTAATTATTAAGAAAAGAAATCTTACACTtgtcattcaaaataaaaatgttaatgtaTTGAGAATTTTTTATTCAACATGTATTTTGTCAGTAAGATAAATCTGGAATTTATTTATCATGCAAccaaaatcatttttgtttccaTACCTGAAATGAAACATCAAACTCTTCACTGATTGCTTGTTTGATGTTTTAATACATGCATCTGTA
It contains:
- the LOC121425045 gene encoding A-kinase anchor protein 9-like isoform X2 produces the protein MQELVDPQKMASKKPPDPIPRPRGGAAGASLSSTLLTDRPGSLQLKMDEMKEHITKLKKELETERMSSKRLKRDKMMELRNIRCEEQKKSAEALATLRVKLETEKVKELETLRESLLKQMFSERSKLLKEKDASMKSKSGQQREMDAVLQKSKNQYLIEAKEEAKKLHEAERTRFLNETSEFRSIKKKLEAELEHAVAANRKNGSELRRISEEHSRELDQLKKEARRDIIHLVEELKSKQRVIAELEKELGQQAGYALKLQAEKDTLGQELKLAKMADTWEKRSPSVSRSIALSPDSNKNETKDNSAPESSTLPSHFSSDIHFDTAFEQLSYMHIPELKQKLDQLACKEENVLASQEHMTFIFSISKVLQSAQETILNFEETNVNMRQRLLEMEEQYEKLKREKEEDNKKLQQRDDYMKKSLAEMEAEVSSYKEMEDTKASEIDKLRFENNQMKKEISASKETEESFKERILELEKLLEEQRFHIENLCKEHSQMESELQQGHQGHSRQLEYTQRMGEGGLNRGEELLPISHESEHRRSSFMETETEKTDSELQAESLWEAIEANKSSETDTQLNFLQDQSDQETSAVEELFQVLEKGTEKAPSTAGAAMDDLQRKEDEEEDANTVADDVDTDSSFSLPLPDDEVEDDSSDDEPPKRKLLVPEMFQDANSGFCTESRLDSEDDDNKPVKHLTEADMAAREFKGSGMKGAPAEKASGVLDKSPQIPGIHTTMDFSDNSSDTEEESDKEWDESEVLNKLGVEDKTSSTKVVTDGTQSTEYDRDDHEEDSQAEFSDLVSQNEELKSLVEEKDLAIQEMKATARTLKQVIRDQMTETEKLRVAEDTLGLETKLEELKMKEDTLKRVVKDLQISEQSLKEQLNQLIEERDDLKSQLKSFGDTINQGNKTETCQDDLDEKYKRAEQRVKEIEELNISMMEKYETEIAEKDLKYQTLERKHDELSNIMQLKDNLQQKLSETEHILREKDKEIVSLKDNLAEYEQNEESERLGKEQMVSKFQEMEESQDKVQGELARKCSEIIQLQAQLKLEREEKQVQGDVIAEREKHLQEIKAQLEQAENKLTAKKEECENIKERLEHQELRAQHDFNDVIAEKDQEIEKLKMQLTEEEDNLKAKLYESENKLVEAEESKRKYEEELSGLRLQLADFQDSQDEVSNLVEKAERDIALKIAEVSTLKASLHIMEEKYETEKSEKEMIRTTHFKLEGELMATRENVLQLEEQRSSLKKLLTEMKSEVEILNEENKLLDEKLSLNESKSASNPIVCEDVIIAHAEDTTEAVPVEQLTEIQEEKLQCQLKEKEEEVNKLESLVRTLEDEKVAMEERMKGIEELLKDSVIDNEDMLRERIVELECIEKTMKRRVQELELTLKESEEKVNDTFEEMKNLEESYEERFKELRVSEQLQMERVAELEEAGNHLKSETEMLKEQLDNSESMNRSMKEKLKEMETELEELQVVSKLAGDELGGTHKSLPSLMDEGLGALDTGRTNFSHYEEDFEDDDVEEDFVLSDDLPQGSASEALNDHSDEKVKLQRRVEELEKSEAMLMEKVEILEQSESELAELLESLQQNEAIVREASEQLENTRVQNQEMEESLDKALKTNQDLQEKLAELEIERDELLLKLEEETEKDEKLSQLQKDLEKAQNVQTDLENKYHKLEEENSSSLSKYKELEEAYVQMATLKDDLEKKLRTLSEFDTSNSSFITPESVSKLEEENKQIAKQLLEAEEERTGFVEKMKALQADIEFLEELKAGGEQSIAELSFQVESLESEVASKSRMLEENETVLEERQTELTELRRRLEEEMDLNLELEAQNKHLKEEYVVKNKMFQDNANIMEKKVIELDMTKKELATVTATCNELRVTICDLEKMMDDLKSERVPEVPEENVKTPFVVEEIISSEVQCMETMAPPPPLPTSLPPLTQYSAQMHNDEDDEDDDIDSPEEGGRMESAPTIEALQLRIQHLMDNEERLQEKIDELEQRQSAFNETLAAADSIMAEREDEFKEEISELQSSNNDLKQMLEEAKKQGQMSRRSSDVLTKSEEECSIFDCIDEDSETEYGFDDDFEEDFEETGKPKHQAGNAKRRRSVQSNKMPPKLKRIDSDDTLMQSQGKIADLMVKVDELEKQNADLLSALQEMEKRLSETQSDQELQAKSSPTHQEKNEMESEIQSLRAQLDAFKPFEDQFKLFLEEKDLSEADRHAQEHVSISSTDNEVKTLRERIMELESLQEELKEELKDTKLSEETLTEISEEQVNEIQRLKDDLDEMRSKISKEKIGKGQKVNVNKSELDELKQLQEKLSSSIAENKEYEASVQLMNDKIKQMEKAKEELQDEVDNLNVHVEKLEKSETKVTEDLQASEKSQEKLRQSNEQLERTVKALEDSIEMLTSRVQESDQGQERAKASNKVLESKFKDMLMSESTLKNNLKQVETTNRDLEQKVNKLERSDEKWKQEMQEMEDAILDTKRQSRRLEEEVKLLKLDNSQLKHENEILLEKVEDKKSQDLQTQNRLSEMEIGESNLRLQLKNSEIREAKLKEQLKDLEDSISTLKQKVSKTNKLEGDYDSLQRELQAAQQRANDYERSNGKLEEKLQQLEQNLRSNGMVSLSVSEYQELKAQATLASLADGDTPGAKEIGGGGGAAGEVWMRLDQKNKELREVQELYNQSVKENMKLKQRIRDLQTKGGPSSHIHPQESGGEDIEAKSTQTTPLKLLTKGALQTKILADDDELTLEDFLNALPHQSSDHASPIPIRVYGPLIQTEEDLIQVDQSASTFMHRQPIREQPIGEEVETGHVTMATKPVLDDGFDFDGFGLEVDEIDKLRVGSSVSDDNDVSLSSDAPPLPETSPPGQLKAFHRRTNSTSSDISDLAPPPPPLPSLPPPPKHMGGVKEGSGEISHLRAPSLDSGMETQEPEIEMSNSQDVHTGPPQLRLPTVPGSVGPPLAPKPGTPMWLKKMVDWQNSEKEKEHGEFGKMKEKVGHLSRVNQALEDELRQLKVEREQMRRQVQGANDAREFQQKLQSRELELEDKERQVMRLKTEIKEREMEVVRLKSQLEALSQAGKTSQSDEMAMWHLKDKLERTQDQLREKERLIHSHDASLGRVKADLVKKETELLAKENALQLKIDELTMVKERMRLVEEGQRDDTTRLQLSEYSSKLTTLTAENESLRTRLSELEPLEMQVGELRSELGRSSHSTRSTEAMERKLQVAQKMLHEKTENEMRLAEDNASLQQRLRTIQTQDTYTKDLEKEYSKLEDQMATLEHERNEAELAVAPLKAKVSYLTKKCQERDNLIRRLKQEIAVVKSDKSSELLEQIGNLSTLLPDEAYNEPLKTRSRLSKHKTSRKSNRDKLPDLSELLNDDEKEFLKRESLENGEALFDGEDDQGEISLQELLKQTNGYRHGIKGSLDDVDLDELDLLGTAGETGSDHFSVENGIGLGSRDRKGRSPVSFGFSSIPSSFKSRAVKDRQTRPSSLGVPVPGSNQTSPGSLGLDIPDGLISASLATQPSLPTSPPTQPHYQYNVPAPQPPHAPPSLPQGYPHQTPSILQNHPQGVPGTTGPVQQPSAPVQGLRPYPSDPPSAQYSGISAPNQYPQAPQPLPQMLNNSVPRPHPSMLPNGHPITNGMPSSMYGVGQTPSVGASLPLSHQNVLNLPGNQPNTNGLYHGPVYSVTDQGLNTGIPDPPKSLSISREVSKHSVLLTWSLPSMDVMCRSNGVEVVGYRIYVNGQQKQLVSSAHMTKALVDGIYLKTIYRFGICSVGGNGQTSNMAELSYNPTSRIPSSTASESGRSESIISSEVSSGPKYRQKEERLFMAIYTYDPESHSPNDNPEYELTFTEGDLITVYGDKRPDGFYHGKVQGRKGLVPSNFIEEISKGEARKKGSQELYTRKSRESITDGRRRREKKGRIDKESRRREGQTHRGSRM